The proteins below are encoded in one region of Paenibacillus albus:
- a CDS encoding YheC/YheD family endospore coat-associated protein — translation MENRPLVGILVSNKNDRRSVLELYQRYDRLNLHLFSFTPADINWENQRINGLSLKKGVWKQSSFAFPHVVYNRSYNKKTITIQRLEDVIGPNKCFNKINYFNKWDLYNLLKESELNPYIPETLSYDQANVSELLEKYHVVYIKPTYGFKGKSVYRVEQTNHGDVNISLHALAPRYICRRNESYQEKLDKLLVSENYMVQQGVFIQRLNRRYFDIRVLVQKDISGDWAVSTLACRVAYERYYNTSMCEFIYDAAEVIPLIFSQDKTKEIFQSLREVSIAAAQAAEAHIGSLGELSVDFAIDEQGKLWIIELNGKPQKSIYKDIKSLKHKNLVYSRPLEYAYYLSQSSVFTHESAEPVNEASIQIR, via the coding sequence ATGGAGAATCGGCCATTAGTAGGGATTTTAGTATCCAATAAAAATGATAGAAGGAGTGTTTTGGAGCTTTATCAGCGTTATGACCGTTTGAACCTTCACCTCTTCTCCTTTACTCCAGCGGATATTAATTGGGAGAATCAACGAATTAACGGACTCAGCTTGAAAAAGGGCGTATGGAAACAAAGCTCCTTCGCTTTTCCTCATGTCGTTTATAACCGGTCATATAACAAAAAAACGATTACGATCCAACGTCTTGAGGACGTAATCGGCCCAAACAAATGCTTCAACAAGATTAACTACTTCAATAAATGGGATCTTTACAACCTATTAAAAGAGTCAGAGCTAAACCCGTATATTCCAGAAACTCTTTCTTACGATCAAGCGAATGTATCGGAACTATTAGAGAAATATCATGTCGTTTATATTAAGCCTACTTATGGATTCAAGGGAAAGTCCGTATATCGGGTTGAACAAACGAATCATGGGGATGTCAACATTTCTTTGCATGCTTTGGCTCCGAGGTATATTTGCAGACGCAATGAAAGCTATCAGGAAAAACTAGATAAACTACTCGTCTCAGAGAACTATATGGTTCAGCAGGGAGTTTTTATCCAGCGGCTTAATCGCCGATATTTTGATATTCGTGTCCTTGTCCAGAAAGATATTTCGGGAGATTGGGCGGTTTCCACACTCGCATGCAGAGTGGCTTATGAACGTTATTACAACACGAGCATGTGTGAATTCATCTATGATGCTGCGGAAGTTATTCCCTTAATATTTAGTCAGGATAAAACCAAGGAGATTTTCCAATCTCTCCGTGAGGTAAGCATTGCGGCTGCGCAAGCAGCGGAAGCTCATATAGGTTCTTTGGGAGAATTAAGCGTGGATTTCGCAATAGACGAACAAGGCAAGCTGTGGATAATTGAACTGAACGGAAAGCCTCAAAAAAGTATATACAAAGATATAAAGAGTTTAAAACATAAAAACCTAGTTTATAGCAGACCATTGGAATATGCTTATTATCTCTCTCAGTCTTCAGTTTTCACACACGAGTCTGCAGAACCTGTGAATGAAGCATCTATTCAAATACGGTAA
- a CDS encoding sugar phosphate isomerase/epimerase family protein — MTIACSTSIRCGSSLHVALQTVAELGFHAVDLLAIDGWVHVNPSDLASDWEGTLSRLDEQLTAHGLVPLALNTGTGPQLHDRSNAACARRQAEIAALIRLMQRYGVQLAAIQPRNNDVSRPWSLVLADCVATLREYDAAARTAGVEFALELHINSPFETLEQARALVAAMPEVKLVYDPSHFVMQGIDIRETEWLMEHAVHVHVRDAARDRMQTHLGEGDVDLDWMLGTLARRGYRGHFSIEYLEDGEMDVLGDVIGVRDAILRYFPEGEAFHDGER, encoded by the coding sequence ATGACGATTGCATGCTCTACTTCAATCCGCTGCGGGAGCTCGCTTCATGTGGCGCTCCAAACGGTTGCGGAGCTTGGTTTCCATGCGGTCGATCTGCTCGCGATAGACGGCTGGGTTCATGTCAACCCGAGCGATCTTGCATCGGATTGGGAAGGCACCTTGAGCCGGCTCGATGAGCAGCTGACGGCACATGGACTCGTTCCGCTCGCGCTCAATACGGGAACAGGGCCGCAGCTGCACGACCGTTCGAACGCGGCATGTGCGCGGCGGCAGGCTGAGATTGCCGCGCTCATCCGGTTGATGCAGCGCTATGGCGTGCAGCTCGCGGCTATTCAGCCGCGCAACAATGACGTTTCCCGTCCGTGGTCCCTTGTGCTGGCGGATTGCGTTGCCACGCTCCGCGAGTATGACGCGGCGGCTCGCACTGCCGGCGTCGAGTTCGCGCTGGAGCTGCACATTAACAGCCCGTTCGAGACACTCGAGCAGGCGCGGGCATTGGTAGCGGCGATGCCGGAGGTGAAGCTCGTGTATGACCCGAGCCATTTTGTCATGCAGGGCATCGATATTCGGGAGACGGAATGGCTGATGGAGCATGCCGTTCACGTCCACGTCCGCGATGCCGCGCGGGACCGCATGCAGACGCATCTAGGCGAGGGCGACGTCGACCTCGACTGGATGCTCGGCACGCTGGCGCGCCGCGGTTATCGCGGGCACTTCTCGATAGAATACCTCGAAGACGGCGAGATGGACGTGCTCGGAGATGTAATCGGGGTTCGCGATGCGATTTTGCGCTATTTCCCGGAGGGTGAAGCTTTTCACGACGGAGAACGATAG
- a CDS encoding Gfo/Idh/MocA family protein: MNQWNQKSPLRAVVVGCNMGRNQAFALAASEEYELAAVCDLNEETAKKAAADCGALREGKGAAGSSIGVDVGVDVYTDYAAMLAAVQPDVVVIATPNVTHAPFAQLAVDAGVRGIYCEKPMATNLGDARKMVDMCREHGVVLVVGHQRRMSAVYGKMRELIDAGTIGDVRHIRASCAGDLLSDGSHLADSMLYLLHHREVRWALGQICRKEPVSPEEAAANPFAYTGRRYGHAVESGALAMYEFDGGVRGELHCGDMQARGGGYQDIEIVGTAGSIWRRGDGSQPPLLLSDPSAAGGWHAVEVEEERSEDVFAGVFGAMADSIRQGAPHPMDGTIALRGLEMLIAVFESSRLRAKIEFPVMQETFPLDLIIAAEQAAASASAGEEGGVR, from the coding sequence ATGAATCAATGGAATCAAAAGAGTCCGCTTCGTGCAGTCGTTGTCGGCTGCAATATGGGGAGAAACCAAGCGTTCGCGCTTGCTGCCTCGGAGGAATACGAGCTTGCGGCCGTATGCGATTTGAATGAGGAGACGGCGAAAAAGGCAGCTGCGGATTGCGGCGCTCTTCGTGAGGGAAAAGGCGCGGCAGGCTCGAGTATCGGCGTTGACGTTGGAGTCGACGTGTATACGGATTATGCGGCGATGCTGGCGGCTGTGCAACCGGACGTGGTGGTTATCGCAACGCCGAATGTGACGCACGCGCCGTTCGCGCAGCTTGCTGTGGATGCGGGTGTTCGAGGCATCTATTGCGAGAAGCCGATGGCGACGAACCTCGGCGATGCACGCAAGATGGTCGACATGTGCCGTGAGCACGGCGTAGTGCTCGTCGTTGGGCACCAGCGCCGGATGAGCGCGGTGTACGGGAAAATGCGCGAGCTGATTGATGCCGGCACGATTGGGGATGTTCGGCATATTCGCGCTTCCTGCGCGGGCGACCTGTTGTCGGATGGCTCGCATCTAGCGGATTCGATGCTCTATTTACTGCATCATCGGGAAGTGCGCTGGGCGTTGGGGCAGATTTGCCGCAAGGAGCCGGTATCTCCGGAGGAGGCAGCTGCCAATCCTTTTGCCTACACCGGAAGACGATACGGTCATGCCGTGGAGAGCGGCGCGCTTGCGATGTACGAGTTCGACGGAGGCGTGCGCGGCGAGCTGCATTGCGGAGACATGCAGGCGCGTGGCGGCGGCTATCAGGATATTGAAATCGTCGGTACTGCGGGAAGTATCTGGCGCCGCGGCGATGGCAGTCAGCCTCCGCTGCTCCTGTCGGATCCATCCGCGGCTGGCGGCTGGCATGCGGTAGAGGTTGAAGAGGAGCGGAGCGAGGATGTTTTTGCGGGCGTGTTCGGCGCGATGGCGGATTCAATCCGGCAGGGTGCGCCGCATCCGATGGATGGAACGATTGCGCTGCGCGGACTTGAGATGCTGATTGCGGTATTCGAGTCCTCGCGTTTGCGTGCGAAGATCGAGTTTCCGGTTATGCAGGAGACGTTCCCGCTGGATCTAATCATTGCAGCAGAACAGGCCGCCGCGTCTGCCTCTGCGGGAGAGGAGGGCGGCGTGCGATGA
- a CDS encoding sugar phosphate isomerase/epimerase family protein, with translation MSRWTKLGKWGFAGPWYGELTAHTGSVLMDRLAMLRQYGFQLFSAGLHDLMKLPVDERKSLLAHLGEHGMELAVYTGYPYITAEADEAVSWNEEILLALSELCSVMKPVIVMTEAHYTSRFDKRIPLNAALERLSGALAPLAAGCKEFGTRLAIENHADFYCSDLVTVCRNTPDLWLFLDTGNTFLIGERPLEAFQAAAPYVIGTHFKDHQVRPVLDANPLHFEVGGSVLGEGDVPLQLCYDLLLAHAPFPEELIMEIEMICPSGMSPVAALEKSIAYIRTLDGDGE, from the coding sequence ATGAGTAGGTGGACGAAGCTTGGAAAATGGGGCTTTGCAGGGCCATGGTACGGCGAGCTGACGGCGCATACCGGAAGTGTGCTAATGGACCGACTGGCGATGCTTCGACAGTACGGGTTTCAGCTGTTCTCGGCAGGACTTCATGACTTGATGAAGCTGCCTGTGGATGAACGGAAGAGCTTATTGGCGCATCTTGGTGAGCATGGTATGGAGCTGGCGGTCTATACCGGCTATCCGTATATTACGGCGGAGGCGGACGAGGCGGTATCTTGGAATGAGGAGATTCTGCTGGCGTTGTCGGAGTTGTGCAGCGTGATGAAGCCAGTGATCGTCATGACCGAAGCGCATTATACGAGCCGTTTCGATAAGCGGATTCCGCTGAATGCTGCACTCGAACGGTTATCGGGTGCTCTGGCTCCGCTTGCGGCGGGCTGCAAGGAGTTTGGTACGAGGCTTGCCATTGAGAACCACGCCGACTTTTACTGCTCCGACCTCGTGACCGTATGCCGGAATACGCCGGATTTATGGCTGTTTCTCGATACCGGCAATACGTTTCTTATCGGGGAAAGGCCGCTTGAGGCATTTCAGGCGGCAGCGCCTTATGTGATCGGAACGCATTTCAAGGATCATCAGGTTCGTCCGGTGCTTGATGCGAATCCGCTGCATTTTGAAGTGGGAGGCTCCGTTCTTGGTGAGGGGGATGTGCCGTTGCAGCTGTGTTATGATCTGTTGCTTGCGCATGCGCCGTTCCCTGAGGAGCTCATTATGGAGATTGAGATGATATGCCCTTCAGGCATGTCGCCTGTTGCGGCGCTGGAAAAGTCGATTGCCTATATTCGTACTTTGGATGGTGATGGGGAATGA
- a CDS encoding aldo/keto reductase, which translates to MRYCNIAGTSLTPSVIGLGTADFGTALDKETSFALLDRYLELGGNLIDTAHVYGAWVPGGDGASETMIGHWLQERGARDRVLLSTKGAHPPMSEFSRKRLDAESIRSDLNESLERLHTDVIDLYWVHRDDPSRSVESIMDALHEQVSSGRVRYIGASNWTSERIDAANRYARENDKTSFIGSQPHWNLASVNPVLPGDLVDLDEQERQWYADASDVAVFAYSSQASGFFSGRYGREAKPDGGRADMVIRNYANDESYRRLDRVQSLAAQLGVGGSQIALAYLTSQPFPVVALIGANKLAYLEDSCQAGDLVLTPEQLRYLETGL; encoded by the coding sequence ATGCGGTATTGCAACATCGCTGGCACATCTTTGACACCATCGGTAATCGGACTCGGGACGGCGGATTTCGGCACAGCGCTGGATAAGGAAACTTCTTTTGCATTGCTAGATCGGTACTTGGAGCTTGGCGGCAATCTGATTGATACGGCGCATGTGTACGGCGCATGGGTACCAGGCGGCGACGGAGCGAGCGAGACGATGATCGGTCACTGGCTGCAGGAGCGTGGTGCGCGCGACCGTGTGCTGCTGTCTACCAAGGGCGCTCATCCTCCGATGTCCGAATTCTCACGGAAGCGGCTGGATGCGGAATCCATTCGCAGCGATTTGAACGAAAGCTTGGAGCGGCTGCATACGGACGTTATCGACTTATACTGGGTGCACCGGGATGACCCGTCACGTTCGGTAGAATCCATTATGGATGCGCTGCACGAGCAGGTGTCTTCGGGACGCGTGCGGTATATCGGCGCTTCCAACTGGACGAGCGAACGAATCGACGCTGCGAATCGCTATGCGCGGGAGAACGACAAGACTTCGTTTATCGGCAGTCAGCCGCATTGGAACTTAGCGTCGGTCAACCCTGTACTGCCCGGCGATCTTGTTGATCTCGATGAACAGGAGCGTCAGTGGTACGCTGACGCATCGGATGTCGCTGTATTCGCATATTCCTCGCAGGCGTCGGGCTTCTTCAGCGGCCGCTATGGCAGAGAGGCGAAACCAGATGGCGGACGAGCGGATATGGTCATCCGGAATTATGCGAATGATGAGAGCTACAGGAGGCTCGACCGGGTGCAGTCGCTTGCGGCTCAGCTTGGCGTGGGCGGATCGCAGATTGCGCTGGCGTACCTGACTTCGCAGCCTTTTCCAGTCGTTGCTTTGATTGGCGCGAATAAGCTTGCTTACCTGGAAGACAGCTGTCAAGCGGGCGATTTGGTGCTGACGCCGGAGCAGCTTCGTTATCTGGAGACAGGACTATAG
- a CDS encoding fumarylacetoacetate hydrolase family protein: MKLIHFIENGISKLGITTDAGVVDVAAAAAESGAQAPLSIHEAIEGGAAALEALQTLAASTDRASLRKEEELKLGACVPAPNKIICVGLNYRKHAEETNAPIPAYPILFNKFNNTLCGNGDDVALPKVSVKVDYEAELAVVIGKKAKYVSKEDALDHVFGYCNVNDLSARDLQMRTQQWLLGKSCDGFSPLGPYLVSADEVGNPNDLTIRTIVNGEVRQDSNTSDMIFRVDEIVSYISQHMTLVPGDVILTGTPEGVVLGYPPEKQIYLKDGDIVTIEIEKLGKLTNRMVAE; this comes from the coding sequence ATGAAGCTCATTCATTTTATTGAGAATGGAATAAGCAAGCTAGGCATCACGACGGACGCCGGTGTCGTTGACGTTGCTGCTGCGGCTGCTGAATCGGGCGCACAAGCGCCGCTCTCGATTCATGAAGCAATCGAAGGCGGAGCGGCTGCGCTTGAAGCGCTCCAGACGCTCGCTGCCAGCACTGACCGCGCGTCGCTGCGCAAGGAAGAGGAGCTGAAGCTCGGCGCCTGCGTGCCTGCTCCGAATAAAATCATCTGCGTCGGTCTCAACTACCGCAAGCATGCAGAAGAGACGAACGCGCCGATTCCGGCTTACCCGATATTGTTTAACAAGTTTAACAATACGCTGTGCGGTAACGGTGATGACGTTGCCCTGCCTAAGGTTAGCGTGAAGGTAGATTACGAGGCGGAGCTTGCTGTTGTCATCGGCAAGAAAGCGAAGTATGTGTCCAAGGAAGATGCGCTGGACCACGTCTTCGGCTATTGCAACGTCAATGACTTGTCCGCGCGCGATCTGCAAATGCGCACGCAGCAGTGGCTGCTCGGCAAGAGCTGTGACGGCTTCTCTCCGCTTGGTCCTTACCTCGTGAGCGCCGATGAAGTCGGCAATCCGAACGACCTGACGATCCGCACAATTGTGAACGGAGAAGTGCGTCAAGATTCGAACACGTCGGATATGATTTTCCGCGTGGACGAGATCGTCAGCTACATTTCGCAGCATATGACGCTCGTACCGGGAGACGTCATCCTGACAGGCACGCCGGAGGGGGTCGTCTTGGGTTATCCGCCGGAGAAACAAATCTATCTTAAGGATGGGGATATTGTTACAATTGAGATTGAGAAGCTTGGCAAATTGACAAATCGTATGGTTGCAGAATAG